A genomic stretch from Lathyrus oleraceus cultivar Zhongwan6 chromosome 2, CAAS_Psat_ZW6_1.0, whole genome shotgun sequence includes:
- the LOC127121073 gene encoding HVA22-like protein f has product MGVLGTILRHLDTTIGPGVMLLYPLYASMRAIESPSTLDDQQWLTYWVLYSFITLFELSAYKILSWFPIWPYMKLVFCLWLVLPMFNGAAYIYENYVRRYVKKLGNYGGSNYPEEYKKVLHMMTLDARKAVERYIDRFGPDAFERVIRAAEKEAKKH; this is encoded by the exons ATGGGTGTCTTAGGAACAATATTAAGACATTTGGATACAACAATAGG GCCTGGAGTAATGCTTCTTTATCCTTT ATATGCATCAATGAGAGCAATCGAAAGTCCTTCGACGTTAGATGATCAACAATGGCTAACGTATTGGGTTTTATACTCTTTCATAACGCTGTTTGAGCTTTCAGCTTATAAGATCCTATCTTGGTTTCCTATTTGGCCATACATGAAGCTTGTGTTCTGCTTATGGTTGGTGTTGCCGATGTTCAATGGAGCAGCTTACATATATGAGAATTATGTGAGGAGATACGTCAAGAAACTTGGTAACTATGGAGGTTCGAATTATCCGGAGGAGTACAAGAAGGTTCTTCATATGATGACGCTCGATGCGAGAAAAGCGGTTGAACGTTATATTGATAGATTTGGTCCAGATGCGTTTGAGAGAGTGATTAGAGCA GCTGAGAAAGAAGCAAAGAAGCATTGA